One genomic window of Arthrobacter sp. KBS0703 includes the following:
- a CDS encoding glycosyltransferase family 2 protein, translated as MNSKRPFQGAAALLIAAFAVGTAALLWLMVSTEVPVTAHSPSRGIILGLWSVLYVADAPSAWLLAAAIAVALLLIAGVALTERLVATRARRSASPAQPLAPRLVMAATRGAYAGPLTVTVLIPAHNEAVSLPSTLSSLLTQSRPPDRVIVVADNCTDATAEVARRAGVEVFESEGNTQKKAGALNQALKQLLPRQGDNDLVMAMDADTVLDDGFLAAAAGRFTRDRALMALGGLFYGEQGHGLIGQFQRNEYIRYARDMRRRRGRVFVLTGTASIFRPAALRAVAEYRGPSLPGVHGDVYDTAALTEDNELTIALKSLGALMVSPAECTVVTELMPTWRTLWAQRLRWQRGALENLGAYGFTPQTARYWAQQFCLGYGVIALSSYLLLIALMALAQDTWIWFPFWLGLGVLFSAERVITAWPGGWRARLLALTVFPELVFDMFLNVAYVKGIIDISLGRQASWKHITRQGPSLPAQEVSAPAKVG; from the coding sequence ATGAACTCGAAACGTCCCTTTCAGGGGGCCGCCGCCCTGCTGATCGCCGCCTTCGCCGTCGGCACCGCCGCGCTGCTGTGGCTCATGGTCTCCACAGAGGTTCCGGTGACCGCCCACTCCCCCAGCCGGGGGATCATCCTCGGGCTGTGGAGCGTCCTCTACGTGGCCGATGCGCCGTCGGCGTGGCTGTTGGCGGCGGCGATCGCCGTCGCGCTTCTGCTGATTGCCGGGGTGGCGCTCACAGAGCGGCTGGTGGCCACCCGTGCGCGGCGCTCGGCAAGCCCCGCCCAGCCGCTGGCTCCGCGGCTGGTGATGGCGGCAACGCGGGGTGCCTACGCCGGCCCGCTGACCGTGACCGTGCTCATTCCGGCCCACAATGAGGCCGTTTCGCTGCCGTCAACGCTGTCGTCGCTCCTGACGCAATCACGGCCGCCGGACCGGGTGATCGTCGTCGCGGACAACTGCACCGACGCAACCGCGGAAGTGGCCCGCCGGGCCGGAGTCGAAGTCTTCGAATCGGAGGGCAATACGCAGAAGAAGGCCGGCGCCCTGAACCAAGCCCTGAAACAACTCCTCCCCCGGCAGGGCGACAACGACCTTGTCATGGCCATGGACGCCGACACCGTGCTCGACGACGGTTTCCTGGCGGCCGCGGCCGGGCGGTTCACGAGGGACCGTGCCCTGATGGCACTCGGCGGCCTGTTTTACGGGGAACAGGGGCACGGGCTGATCGGCCAGTTCCAGCGCAATGAGTACATCAGGTATGCCCGGGACATGCGTCGCCGGCGGGGCAGGGTCTTTGTGCTGACGGGGACGGCCTCCATATTCCGGCCGGCGGCGCTGCGGGCTGTGGCCGAATACCGCGGCCCTTCCCTGCCAGGCGTTCACGGCGACGTCTACGACACTGCCGCACTGACCGAAGACAACGAGCTGACCATCGCTTTGAAGTCCCTCGGCGCGCTCATGGTGTCTCCCGCGGAGTGCACGGTAGTCACGGAGCTCATGCCCACCTGGCGCACGCTGTGGGCCCAGCGCCTCCGGTGGCAGCGTGGTGCATTGGAGAACCTCGGCGCGTACGGGTTCACTCCGCAGACGGCACGGTACTGGGCCCAGCAGTTCTGCCTGGGCTACGGCGTCATCGCCCTGAGTTCGTACCTGCTGCTCATAGCCCTGATGGCACTCGCCCAGGACACCTGGATCTGGTTCCCGTTCTGGCTGGGGCTGGGCGTGCTGTTCTCAGCCGAGCGGGTGATCACCGCGTGGCCCGGGGGCTGGCGGGCGCGGCTCCTGGCCCTCACCGTCTTCCCCGAGCTGGTGTTCGACATGTTCCTCAACGTTGCCTACGTCAAGGGCATCATTGACATTTCCCTGGGCCGGCAGGCCAGCTGGAAGCACATCACACGCCAGGGGCCGTCCCTACCGGCGCAGGAAGTCTCGGCCCCGGCGAAGGTGGGCTGA
- the dhaK gene encoding dihydroxyacetone kinase subunit DhaK has product MKKLINDPRAVVDESVEGFGLAHADLVTVNADPKFVTRRDAPVAGKVGLVSGGGSGHEPLHAGFVGLGMLDAAVPGAVFTSPTPDQIIPATLAVNSGAGVVHIVKNYTGDVLNFETAAEMAQAEGVEVRTVLVNDDVAVEDSLYTAGRRGVGGTVLVEKIAGAAAERGDDLDAVAAIGDRVNQNVRTMGVALSACTVPHAGSPSFDLKDDEIEIGIGIHGEPGRHRIAMEGADGITDRLLEPILGDLGVASGDKVLLFVNGMGGTPLSELYIVYRRAAQVLSDRGATVERSLVGNYITALEMQGCSISVLRLDDELTALWDAPVHTPALRWGV; this is encoded by the coding sequence GTGAAAAAGCTCATCAATGACCCCCGCGCTGTGGTGGACGAATCAGTGGAAGGATTTGGGCTCGCCCATGCCGACCTCGTGACAGTCAACGCAGATCCGAAGTTCGTTACCCGCCGGGATGCCCCCGTGGCGGGGAAAGTAGGCCTGGTATCCGGCGGCGGCAGCGGGCACGAGCCCCTCCACGCCGGATTCGTCGGGTTGGGAATGCTCGACGCCGCTGTGCCCGGCGCCGTCTTCACGTCACCCACCCCGGACCAGATCATCCCGGCCACACTCGCCGTCAACTCCGGCGCAGGAGTGGTCCACATCGTCAAGAACTACACCGGCGACGTCCTCAATTTCGAGACGGCCGCGGAGATGGCACAGGCAGAGGGCGTGGAGGTTCGCACGGTACTGGTCAATGATGACGTCGCCGTTGAGGACTCCCTCTACACTGCCGGTCGCCGGGGCGTTGGCGGCACGGTCCTGGTCGAGAAGATTGCCGGCGCCGCGGCTGAGCGGGGCGATGACCTCGATGCCGTTGCGGCCATCGGGGACCGGGTGAACCAGAATGTGCGGACCATGGGTGTCGCGCTCTCCGCATGCACCGTCCCGCATGCGGGCTCGCCGAGTTTCGACCTCAAGGACGACGAGATCGAGATCGGCATCGGAATCCACGGTGAGCCAGGGCGGCACCGGATCGCCATGGAGGGAGCCGACGGCATCACCGACCGCCTGCTCGAACCCATACTCGGCGATCTCGGGGTGGCCTCCGGAGACAAGGTCCTTCTGTTCGTCAACGGCATGGGCGGGACGCCGCTGAGCGAGCTCTACATTGTCTATCGTCGGGCCGCGCAGGTCCTGTCGGACCGGGGAGCCACCGTGGAGCGCTCCCTCGTCGGGAACTACATCACAGCACTGGAAATGCAGGGCTGCTCCATCTCGGTACTCCGGCTCGATGACGAACTGACTGCCCTCTGGGATGCCCCCGTGCACACCCCCGCCCTGCGCTGGGGCGTGTAG
- the dhaM gene encoding dihydroxyacetone kinase phosphoryl donor subunit DhaM, which yields MTVRIVVVSHSEKIADGAVELAAQMAPDVMMVPAGGTSDGRIGTSLEKVMSALELAAGGEGIVVLTDLGSAVMTAESALEFAEAPDTVLLADAPIVEGLVAAAVAAQGGASVHAVKRAAEATHGYPASRPKDEEHVPSAAHVAAGAAHAGEARTGVPQPGVSVAAPAPAVPDASGDFELVNLAGMHARPAAKIAGGLAALDAEVTVNGVDGASMTGLMTLGAGKGSVLHVEASGPDAERAVAYVEGLVKAGFGEP from the coding sequence GTGACAGTGCGCATCGTTGTGGTTTCCCATAGTGAAAAGATCGCCGACGGCGCCGTGGAACTGGCAGCGCAGATGGCGCCGGACGTGATGATGGTTCCGGCCGGCGGAACCTCCGACGGCCGGATCGGCACCAGCCTTGAAAAGGTGATGTCCGCCCTGGAACTCGCCGCCGGCGGCGAGGGCATTGTGGTGCTCACAGACCTCGGATCGGCCGTCATGACCGCCGAGTCGGCGCTGGAATTCGCGGAAGCGCCGGATACGGTGCTGCTCGCCGACGCGCCCATTGTGGAAGGCCTCGTGGCGGCGGCCGTGGCAGCCCAGGGCGGCGCCAGCGTCCACGCGGTCAAACGGGCAGCGGAGGCAACCCACGGCTACCCCGCGTCGCGGCCCAAGGACGAGGAACATGTTCCCTCCGCCGCGCACGTTGCCGCAGGGGCCGCGCACGCCGGAGAAGCCCGCACCGGCGTCCCGCAGCCAGGAGTTTCCGTAGCTGCGCCGGCTCCCGCCGTTCCGGACGCGAGCGGCGACTTTGAGCTCGTCAACCTGGCCGGCATGCACGCCCGGCCAGCGGCAAAGATCGCCGGCGGCCTTGCCGCGCTCGACGCCGAGGTGACGGTTAACGGCGTCGACGGCGCCTCCATGACGGGGCTCATGACGCTGGGGGCAGGCAAAGGTTCGGTGCTCCATGTGGAAGCGTCCGGCCCGGACGCGGAACGCGCCGTGGCCTATGTGGAGGGCCTGGTCAAGGCAGGTTTCGGAGAACCCTGA
- a CDS encoding prolyl oligopeptidase family serine peptidase has translation MLWEVDPAGQKQARRITRSAKGEAGAAFAANGDVYFTSARPDPENTGNADSDSDSVTALWLLPADGGEARVVLSRPGGVEKVMTARDADAAFVVAAVLAGSTDEDSDAERRKSRKDNKVAAILHSEYPVRYWDADLGPAQPRLFAVEPGTEKEPGKPGTVDSAAPLKLRNLTPAAGSRLREAESVISPDGKTIYTSFAKPLAKADLRSVLVAVDVATGTQRVLLDREGMSYFPGPVSPDGRFLAVVSESDTTPQEAPQVKLHLLDVSGPAGVEDLTPLAHDWDRWAHAQSWLPDSSALLVTADDDGASPVFSVTAAAGAAQGSVARVTPDAAAYTDVVVSPDGAGAYALRSSYEFPPEPVRIDLATGGVTRLPGPAERPQFAGSLERVETTAADGARVPAYLALPAGASADSPAPLLLWIHGGPLGSWNAWTWRWNPWLLTAKGYAVLLPDPALSTGYGQSYIQRGWGSWGKAPYTDLMAVTDSVVQRPDIDESRTAAMGGSFGGYMANWVAGQTDRFKAIVTHASLWALDQFGPTTDASQYWLKEMTAEMELENSPHLHVENIRTPMLVIHGDKDYRVPIGEGLRLWYELLSKSQLAADENGQTSHRFLFYPDENHWILQPQHAKVWYGVVEHFLARNVLGKELPLPPELGL, from the coding sequence TTGCTGTGGGAGGTCGATCCTGCGGGGCAGAAGCAGGCCCGCCGCATCACCCGCAGCGCCAAGGGCGAGGCCGGTGCCGCGTTCGCGGCCAACGGCGACGTCTACTTCACGTCCGCCCGCCCCGACCCGGAGAACACCGGAAACGCTGACAGTGACAGCGATTCCGTGACTGCCCTTTGGCTGCTGCCGGCCGACGGCGGGGAGGCCCGGGTGGTGCTGTCGAGGCCCGGCGGAGTGGAAAAGGTGATGACGGCGAGGGACGCGGACGCGGCCTTCGTGGTTGCCGCCGTCCTCGCGGGTTCCACGGACGAAGACAGCGACGCCGAACGCCGCAAGAGCCGCAAGGACAACAAGGTGGCGGCCATCCTGCACAGCGAATACCCCGTCCGGTACTGGGACGCTGACCTCGGCCCCGCCCAGCCGCGGCTGTTCGCCGTGGAACCCGGGACGGAGAAGGAACCCGGCAAACCCGGCACTGTGGACAGCGCCGCGCCGCTGAAGCTCAGGAACCTCACGCCAGCGGCGGGATCCAGGCTCCGTGAGGCCGAGTCGGTCATCAGCCCGGACGGAAAAACCATCTACACGAGCTTCGCCAAGCCGTTGGCCAAAGCTGACCTGCGCTCCGTCCTCGTCGCGGTGGACGTCGCCACCGGCACGCAGCGGGTCCTCCTCGACCGCGAAGGGATGAGCTACTTCCCGGGGCCCGTCAGCCCGGACGGGAGGTTCCTGGCCGTCGTCAGCGAAAGCGACACCACGCCGCAGGAGGCCCCGCAGGTCAAGCTCCATCTTCTCGACGTTTCCGGCCCGGCCGGTGTGGAGGACCTCACGCCCCTGGCTCACGACTGGGACCGCTGGGCGCACGCCCAGTCCTGGCTCCCGGACAGCTCGGCCCTCCTGGTCACCGCGGACGACGACGGCGCGTCGCCCGTTTTCAGCGTCACCGCTGCGGCAGGAGCCGCACAGGGGAGCGTCGCCCGGGTGACGCCGGACGCGGCGGCCTACACCGACGTTGTGGTTTCACCGGACGGCGCGGGCGCCTACGCGCTCCGCAGCTCCTACGAATTCCCGCCGGAGCCCGTGCGCATCGATCTGGCCACCGGGGGCGTCACCAGATTGCCGGGGCCGGCTGAGCGCCCGCAGTTTGCGGGCTCGCTGGAACGGGTGGAGACGACGGCGGCCGACGGCGCGCGCGTTCCCGCCTACCTGGCGCTGCCGGCAGGGGCGTCGGCGGACAGCCCCGCCCCCCTGCTGCTGTGGATCCACGGCGGGCCGCTGGGGTCCTGGAACGCGTGGACCTGGCGCTGGAACCCCTGGCTGCTGACGGCCAAGGGCTACGCCGTCCTGTTGCCGGACCCTGCCCTGTCCACGGGCTACGGCCAGTCGTACATCCAGCGGGGCTGGGGCAGCTGGGGCAAGGCGCCCTACACGGACCTGATGGCGGTCACGGATTCGGTGGTGCAGCGGCCGGACATTGACGAAAGCCGGACGGCCGCGATGGGCGGGTCCTTCGGAGGTTACATGGCCAACTGGGTGGCCGGCCAGACGGACCGGTTCAAAGCGATCGTGACGCATGCCAGCCTCTGGGCACTGGACCAGTTCGGACCCACAACGGACGCGTCCCAGTACTGGCTCAAGGAAATGACGGCGGAGATGGAGCTGGAGAACTCACCGCACCTCCACGTGGAGAACATCCGGACGCCCATGCTGGTGATCCACGGCGACAAGGACTACCGCGTGCCCATCGGCGAAGGCCTGCGGCTCTGGTACGAACTGCTCTCCAAATCCCAGCTCGCCGCCGACGAGAACGGCCAGACCAGCCACCGGTTCCTGTTCTACCCGGACGAGAACCACTGGATCCTGCAGCCGCAGCACGCCAAGGTCTGGTACGGCGTAGTGGAGCACTTCCTCGCCAGGAACGTCCTGGGCAAGGAGCTCCCGCTACCCCCCGAACTCGGCCTCTAA
- a CDS encoding ATP-dependent Clp protease ATP-binding subunit, whose translation MFERFTDRARRVVVLAQEEARMLNHNYIGTEHILLGLIHEGEGVAAKALESLSISLDGVREQVQEIIGQGQQAPSGHIPFTPRAKKVLELSLREALQLGHNYIGTEHILLGLIREGEGVAAQVLVKLGADLNRVRQQVIQLLSGYQGKETTGAGVGPGQAEGTPAGSVVLDQFGRNLTQAARENKLDPVIGRESEMERVMQVLSRRTKNNPVLIGEPGVGKTAVVEGLAQAIVRGDVPETIKDKQLYTLDLGSLVAGSRYRGDFEERLKKVLKEIRTRGDIILFIDEIHTLVGAGAAEGAIDAASILKPMLARGELQTIGATTLDEYRKHIEKDAALERRFQPIQVKEPSVAHAIEILKGLRDRYEAHHRVTITDGALASAANLSERYISDRFLPDKAIDLIDEAGARLRIRRMTAPPELKEMDERISELKMEKESAIDAQDFEGAAALRDKEQKLITERSEKERHWKTGGMDDISEVDEDLIAEVLANSTGIPVFKLTEEESSRLLKMEDELHKRVVGQNEAIRALSQAIRRTRAGLKDPKRPGGSFIFAGPTGVGKTELAKALAEFLFGEEDALITLDMSEYSEKHTVSRLFGAPPGYVGYEEGGQLTEKVRRRPFSVVLFDEVEKAHADLFNSLLQILEDGRLTDSQGRVVDFKNTVIIMTTNLGTRDISKSVATGFQSGTDTQTGYNRMRARVTEELKQHFRPEFLNRVDDVVVFPQLTQDEIIEIVDMFVTRLEKRLKDKDMGIELTKAAKVLLATRGYDPAMGARPLRRTIQREIEDQLSEKILFGELHSGDIVVVDVDGEGDDAKFTFAGNAKPRIPEIAPSA comes from the coding sequence ATGTTTGAGCGATTTACGGACCGTGCCCGTCGCGTAGTTGTGCTTGCCCAAGAAGAGGCACGCATGCTGAACCACAATTACATTGGTACCGAACACATCCTCTTGGGTCTGATCCATGAGGGTGAGGGTGTTGCCGCCAAAGCTCTTGAGTCCTTGAGCATTTCGCTCGACGGCGTCCGCGAGCAGGTGCAGGAGATCATCGGCCAGGGCCAGCAGGCGCCCTCCGGCCACATCCCCTTCACCCCGCGTGCAAAGAAGGTGCTGGAGCTGTCGCTGCGCGAGGCCCTGCAGCTGGGCCACAACTACATCGGCACGGAGCACATCCTGCTGGGACTCATCCGCGAGGGTGAGGGTGTTGCGGCCCAGGTGCTGGTCAAGCTCGGTGCGGACCTCAACCGCGTCCGCCAGCAGGTCATTCAGCTGCTTTCCGGCTACCAGGGCAAGGAAACCACCGGCGCAGGCGTCGGCCCCGGACAGGCTGAAGGCACACCTGCCGGCTCGGTTGTCCTGGACCAGTTCGGCCGGAACCTGACCCAGGCCGCCCGCGAGAACAAGCTGGACCCCGTCATCGGGCGCGAATCCGAAATGGAACGCGTCATGCAGGTCCTTTCCCGCCGCACCAAGAACAACCCGGTGCTTATCGGCGAGCCCGGGGTCGGCAAGACCGCCGTCGTCGAAGGCCTGGCCCAGGCGATCGTCCGCGGCGACGTCCCGGAGACCATCAAGGACAAGCAGCTGTACACGCTGGACCTCGGGTCCCTCGTGGCCGGCTCCCGCTACCGCGGCGACTTCGAAGAGCGCCTGAAGAAGGTGCTCAAGGAGATCCGCACCCGCGGCGACATCATCCTCTTCATCGATGAAATCCACACCCTTGTGGGTGCCGGTGCCGCGGAAGGCGCCATCGATGCGGCCTCGATCCTGAAGCCGATGCTGGCCCGCGGTGAGCTGCAGACCATCGGCGCCACCACGCTGGATGAGTACCGCAAGCACATCGAGAAGGATGCTGCACTGGAGCGCCGCTTCCAGCCCATCCAGGTGAAGGAGCCGTCGGTCGCTCACGCGATCGAGATCCTCAAGGGGCTGCGCGACCGCTACGAGGCGCACCACCGGGTCACCATTACCGACGGCGCCCTCGCCTCGGCAGCGAACCTCTCCGAGCGCTACATTTCGGACCGCTTCCTGCCGGACAAGGCGATCGACCTCATCGACGAAGCCGGTGCCCGGCTCCGCATCCGCCGCATGACAGCTCCGCCGGAGCTGAAGGAGATGGACGAACGCATCTCCGAGCTGAAGATGGAGAAGGAGTCCGCGATTGACGCGCAGGACTTCGAGGGTGCTGCTGCGCTGCGTGACAAGGAGCAGAAGCTCATCACGGAGCGTTCGGAGAAGGAACGCCACTGGAAGACCGGCGGCATGGACGACATCTCCGAGGTGGACGAGGACCTAATTGCCGAAGTCCTCGCCAACTCGACGGGCATCCCGGTGTTCAAGCTGACCGAGGAAGAGTCCTCGCGACTGCTGAAGATGGAAGACGAACTGCACAAGCGCGTCGTCGGCCAGAACGAGGCCATCAGGGCCCTGTCCCAGGCCATCCGCCGCACCCGCGCAGGACTGAAGGACCCGAAGCGCCCCGGCGGTTCGTTCATCTTCGCCGGCCCCACGGGAGTCGGCAAGACCGAGCTCGCCAAGGCCCTCGCCGAATTCCTGTTCGGTGAAGAAGACGCTCTGATCACCCTGGACATGTCCGAATACTCGGAGAAGCACACGGTGTCGCGGCTCTTCGGTGCCCCTCCGGGCTACGTGGGCTACGAAGAGGGCGGGCAGCTGACCGAGAAGGTCCGCCGCCGTCCGTTCTCCGTGGTCCTGTTCGACGAAGTGGAAAAGGCCCACGCGGACCTCTTCAACTCACTGCTCCAGATCCTGGAAGACGGCCGGCTGACCGACTCCCAGGGCCGCGTGGTGGACTTCAAGAACACCGTGATCATCATGACCACCAACCTGGGCACCCGGGACATCTCCAAGAGCGTTGCCACCGGCTTCCAGTCCGGCACCGACACCCAGACCGGTTACAACCGGATGCGGGCCCGGGTCACAGAGGAGCTCAAGCAGCACTTCCGCCCCGAGTTCCTGAACCGTGTTGACGACGTCGTGGTGTTCCCGCAGCTGACGCAGGACGAGATCATCGAGATCGTGGACATGTTCGTGACGCGCCTGGAGAAGCGCCTCAAGGACAAGGACATGGGCATCGAGCTGACCAAGGCCGCCAAGGTCCTCCTGGCCACCCGCGGTTACGATCCCGCCATGGGTGCCCGGCCGCTGCGCCGCACCATCCAGCGCGAGATCGAGGACCAGCTCTCGGAGAAGATCCTGTTCGGCGAGCTGCACTCCGGTGACATCGTGGTGGTGGATGTGGACGGCGAAGGCGACGACGCCAAGTTCACCTTCGCCGGCAACGCCAAGCCGCGCATTCCGGAAATCGCCCCGAGCGCCTAG
- a CDS encoding amino-acid N-acetyltransferase, whose translation MGAVTDAFSIRPARTSDVAAIKRLVAPLADQRILMAKETVAYYESLQEFRIAESADGEVIGCGALHVMWEDLAEVRTLAASDAWRGKGVGHVLVESLLEEAAALGVSRVFCLTFEVDFFKRHGFEVMADQSALDPQVYSELLRSHDEGVAEFLDLARVKPNTLGNTRMIKTL comes from the coding sequence ATGGGGGCTGTGACTGACGCCTTCTCTATTCGCCCCGCACGCACCAGTGACGTGGCTGCCATCAAGAGACTCGTGGCGCCCCTGGCCGACCAACGGATCCTGATGGCCAAGGAGACGGTGGCGTACTACGAGAGCCTGCAGGAGTTCCGGATCGCGGAGTCGGCTGACGGAGAGGTGATCGGCTGCGGCGCCCTTCACGTCATGTGGGAGGACCTCGCGGAGGTCCGCACGCTGGCAGCCTCGGATGCCTGGCGGGGGAAGGGCGTGGGCCACGTCCTCGTCGAGAGCCTGCTGGAGGAAGCCGCGGCGCTCGGTGTCTCGCGGGTGTTCTGCCTGACGTTCGAGGTGGACTTCTTCAAGCGGCACGGCTTCGAAGTGATGGCCGACCAGTCGGCGCTGGACCCCCAGGTGTACTCCGAACTCCTCCGCTCGCATGACGAGGGCGTGGCCGAATTCCTGGATCTGGCCCGGGTCAAGCCGAACACCCTCGGCAACACCCGGATGATCAAAACCCTCTAG
- the disA gene encoding DNA integrity scanning diadenylate cyclase DisA: MARSPEESLKATLGRVAPGTPLRDGLERILRGRTGALIVLGSDRTIESICSGGFDIGIDFSPTRLRELAKMDGAIICDKDAGNILRAAVQLVPDSSIETQESGTRHRTAERVAIQTGVPVISVSQSMQIIALYVNGLRHVLEGSEKVLARANQALATLERYRSRLDQVTSSLSALEIEAMVTVRDVAVTLQRQEMVRRISEEISQYVLELGEDGRLLSLQLDELTVGRGPGSDIIIRDYAGPNASPEDIDGAVSALLSLGPTELIDLGKIAGIIGFAGGVDTLDAVVQPRGYRLLSGLKAVPKAVADRLVDHFGGLQHLMAASIDDLMTVDGIGDQRARTVREGLSRMAEASLLDRFL; the protein is encoded by the coding sequence ATGGCTCGCAGCCCTGAAGAATCGCTGAAAGCGACTTTGGGTAGGGTGGCCCCGGGAACCCCGCTGCGGGACGGCCTGGAACGCATTCTCCGCGGACGCACCGGCGCATTGATTGTACTGGGATCGGACCGGACCATCGAATCGATCTGCTCCGGCGGCTTCGACATCGGCATCGATTTCTCCCCCACGCGGCTGCGCGAGCTGGCCAAGATGGACGGCGCCATCATCTGCGACAAGGACGCCGGGAACATCCTCCGCGCCGCGGTCCAGCTGGTTCCCGATTCAAGCATCGAAACGCAGGAATCCGGCACCCGCCACAGGACCGCAGAACGCGTGGCCATCCAGACCGGCGTCCCGGTGATCTCCGTAAGCCAGTCCATGCAGATCATCGCCCTCTACGTGAACGGGCTGCGGCACGTGCTGGAGGGCTCCGAGAAGGTTCTCGCCCGCGCCAACCAGGCCCTCGCCACGCTGGAACGCTACCGGTCCCGGCTGGACCAGGTCACGAGTTCGCTCTCCGCCCTGGAAATCGAGGCCATGGTGACCGTGCGCGACGTCGCCGTCACGCTGCAGCGCCAGGAAATGGTGCGCCGGATCTCGGAGGAGATTTCCCAGTATGTGCTGGAGCTCGGCGAGGACGGCAGGCTCCTGTCCCTCCAGCTGGACGAACTCACGGTGGGCCGCGGGCCGGGCAGCGACATCATCATCCGCGACTACGCCGGGCCGAATGCGTCGCCCGAGGACATCGACGGTGCGGTCAGTGCCCTGCTCAGCCTGGGCCCCACCGAGCTGATCGACCTCGGCAAGATCGCCGGGATCATCGGGTTCGCCGGCGGAGTGGACACGCTCGACGCCGTCGTCCAGCCGCGGGGCTACCGCCTGCTGTCCGGGCTGAAGGCCGTCCCGAAGGCCGTGGCGGACCGGCTCGTGGACCACTTTGGCGGGCTGCAGCACCTCATGGCCGCGAGCATCGACGACCTCATGACCGTGGACGGCATCGGCGACCAGCGTGCCCGCACGGTGCGCGAGGGGCTCAGCCGGATGGCCGAAGCCAGCCTCCTCGACCGCTTCCTCTAA
- a CDS encoding Lsr2 family protein — protein sequence MAQKVNIVLVDDLDGGSADETVRFGLDGVSYEIDLSSANASELRSALERFVSAGRKTSSGRPARTKTSGGRNQDSAQIRQWARDHGYTVNSRGRIQAEIQEAYQKANS from the coding sequence ATGGCACAGAAAGTTAATATCGTCCTCGTGGACGATCTGGATGGGGGATCGGCGGACGAAACTGTCCGCTTTGGGCTGGATGGTGTGAGTTACGAAATTGACTTGTCATCCGCCAATGCTTCAGAACTGCGGTCCGCGCTGGAACGCTTTGTTTCCGCTGGCCGCAAAACGTCCAGCGGCCGCCCCGCCCGCACCAAGACATCGGGCGGACGCAACCAGGACTCGGCGCAGATACGGCAGTGGGCGCGGGACCACGGATACACGGTTAATAGCCGCGGCCGCATCCAGGCTGAAATTCAGGAAGCCTACCAAAAGGCAAATTCCTAG